Proteins from a genomic interval of Crassostrea angulata isolate pt1a10 chromosome 7, ASM2561291v2, whole genome shotgun sequence:
- the LOC128192058 gene encoding negative elongation factor E-like: MVYVNFPQNLTEEELILKQKYATLKKKKKALQAIRTAKPERVQAEAAPAKRPAAESAEDAKEQAKKLLKSGSIKIKVDNEKQSFKRSKNQERKLKDPEKTPTAVGFQPFSAAQAEEEDKDGNKTSQRPRMRGLYDSFVSGGYDREREERREERAQQERRDRDYDLPKKGNTIYVNGLGITEEILRKAFSNIGTILNINMERDKHVGFVSFERMESADTAIAEVNGAMVEGIQLKVTMARRQPSFDQNNDQSTKSWSSIAASNSQKSSYKDKREIVSYDAEDIF, encoded by the exons ATGGTTTACGTCAATTTTCCACAAAATTTAACCGAAGAAGAGCTCATTTTGAAGCAAAAATATGCTACTTTGAAAAAGAAG AAAAAGGCATTACAAGCAATAAGAACAGCAAAACCAGAGCGGGTACAAGCTGAGGCGGCTCCTGCTAAAAGAC CTGCAGCTGAGTCTGCAGAAGATGCCAAGGAACAAGCCAAGAAACTACTCAAGTCAGGG TCGATCAAAATCAAAGTAGACAATGAGAAACAAAGTTTTAAACGATCCAAGAACCAAGAGAGAAAATTAAAG GATCCTGAGAAGACCCCAACAGCTGTAGGATTTCAACCTTTTTCAGCAGCTCAAGCCGAGGAAGAAGACAAAGATGGAAAt aaaactTCTCAGAGACCAAGGATGAGGGGCCTGTATGACAGTTTTGTCAGCGGAG GTTATGATCGTGAAAGAGAAGAAAGAAGGGAAGAGAGAGCTCAGCAGGAGCGACGGGATCGAGACTACGACCTGCCTAAGAAAGGAAACACGATTTATGTTAATGGATTAGGGATCACTGAGGAGATCCTCAGGAAGGCTTTCTCTAATATAGGCACCATACTCAACATCAATATGGAGCGGGATAAACA TGTtggttttgtttcttttgaGAGAATGGAGTCGGCAGATACAGCCATTGCTGAG GTGAATGGGGCAATGGTTGAAGGAATTCAGTTAAAAGTGACCATGGCACGTAGACAGCCATCTTTTGATCAGAACAATGACCAGTCTACCAAATCCTGGTCCTCCATAG CTGCCAGTAATTCTCAGAAGAGCTCCTACAAAGACAAGAGGGAGATTGTGAGCTATGATGCGGAGGATATCTTTTGA
- the LOC128157365 gene encoding LOW QUALITY PROTEIN: queuine tRNA-ribosyltransferase accessory subunit 2-like (The sequence of the model RefSeq protein was modified relative to this genomic sequence to represent the inferred CDS: inserted 3 bases in 2 codons), whose translation MRFSLRSVSHCGCRVGTLSCTRAVNDGENKEVETPLCTLYTKKGSAPYLSVDMLKRIEKLPPIANMHLSSLADYTEALNKFQHGVDQFTALQDFLVYISVHDTGIEIPSGYNTKAGTAVWNKAGKKLIEPQQFVKCQEAFRPTFYQALSDSDTDKNSGRKRAMKAVDRTLDFLDTILELHKKSERLRDVGVFGSVEGGFHEEARMRSARETAARNVDGFVIEGFYAQNEKNKQIDVEEIKDLCNKVFKILPEEKPRLMHAVWSPDQVVMALELGIDVFDSCYPWLVTERGGALVFSFQYDNNSENEREARSTDGFEISLKDKSMFEDFGAPVPGCSCYTCQNFTRSYIHHLLNTSELLAPVLLMIHNFHHYFEFFESLRSSLKTDQFLKLKTLILEQRPPQEPPKXTQLQAGRCDKMXVRSSPGTGFLVTQLSPRGATKWWGIILIRGEVPVNYTS comes from the exons ATGAGATTTTCATTACGATCCGTGTCGCATTGTGGCTGTCGAGTGGGAACACTCTCGTGTACAAGAGCGGTGAATGATGGAGAGAACAAAGAAGTGGAAACCCCTCTGTGTACACTCTATACGAAAAAGG GCAGTGCTCCATATCTTTCAGTTGACATGctgaaaagaattgaaaaattaCCTCCCATTGCAAACATGCATTTATCTTCTCT GGCAGATTATACAGAAGCTTTAAATAAGTTCCAGCATGGTGTTGACCAGTTTACAGCATTGCAG GATTTTTTGGTGTACATCTCTGTACATGACACAGGTATAGAGATCCCCTCCGGATACAACACAAAGGCAGGCACAGCTGTCTGGAACAAAGCTGGCAAGAAACTG ATAGAGCCCCAGCAGTTTGTGAAATGTCAGGAGGCCTTCCGTCCCACTTTCTACCAAGCCCTGTCTGACAGTGACACTGACAAGAATTCTGGGAGGAAGCGTGCAATGAAAGCTGTGGACCGGACACTTGACTTCCTGGACACGATACTAGAACTACATAAAAAGTCAGAG AGACTGCGAGATGTGGGTGTGTTTGGTTCTGTGGAGGGGGGATTCCATGAGGAGGCAAGAATGAGGTCGGCCAGGGAAACAGCTGCAAGGAATGTTGATG GATTTGTAATAGAAGGTTTTTATGCACAGAatgagaaaaataaacaaatagatgTTGAAGAAATAAAAGATTTATGCAACAAAGTGTTT aaaattttgcCGGAGGAAAAGCCAAGACTTATGCACGCTGTTTGGTCACCTGATCAGGTTGTTATGGCGTTGGAGCTTGGCATTGATGTATTTGACAGCTG TTACCCATGGCTGGTCACAGAGAGGGGTGGGGCCCTAGTCTTCTCCTTCCAGTATGACAACAATTCGGAGAATGAAAGAGAGGCTAGGTCAACTGATGGGTTCGAAATCTCCTTGAAAGATAAAAG CATGTTTGAGGACTTCGGAGCCCCTGTACCTGGCTGCTCTTGTTACACCTGTCAGAATTTTACACGGTCCTACATTCACCATCTCCTGAACACCTCAGAGCTCCTAGCTCCAGTCCTCCTGATGAT ACACAATTTTCATCATTACTTCGAATTCTTTGAATCCCTTCGCTCATCATTGAAGACTGACCAATTCCTGAAACTAAAGACATTGATTCTAGAACAAAGGCCACCACAAGAGCCACCAA TGACACAGTTACAGGCAGGAAGGTGTGACAAAAT AGTGAGAAGCAGTCCTGGGACAGGATTCCTTGTGACACAATTATCACCCAGAGGGGCCACAAAATGGTGGGGGATTATTCTGATTAGAGGGGAGGTCCCAGTAAATTACACCAGTTAG